From Leptolyngbya subtilissima AS-A7, one genomic window encodes:
- a CDS encoding tetratricopeptide repeat protein, producing the protein MARATRNDSWYLLAEKSAQQSLVNLPFDNKGAVLALAQIAEAQHDFTTAIRLAKSVGHPDALGLVVTAKLALGEVEEAAAEANKLAEQYPSLGSLTLKALAHEAQGQDDQALAAFQQAIAAEEPDNSVGSAQARVFLGRFYAQRGNHSLAKGLYREALRIVPDYPLAHLQLAELATVKGQYRTAKYHYQAVGGPTALHGLARLQALQGRSATEAWKAAETELRRNVEGNALGHRRNLAHLLLERGDPADVAEAVALMETETANRRDAQTLDTLAWTLGSAGRLPEAQQALQEALDQGVRSAAIAYRAGEIELALNHPVQAAEFFRQATEIDPTFTPQTRQRLGLTKQEK; encoded by the coding sequence ATGGCCCGCGCCACGCGTAACGACAGCTGGTATTTGCTGGCAGAAAAGTCGGCCCAGCAATCGCTGGTCAATTTGCCCTTTGACAACAAGGGAGCCGTCTTGGCCCTAGCTCAGATTGCTGAGGCCCAGCATGACTTCACAACCGCCATTCGTTTAGCTAAAAGCGTGGGCCACCCCGACGCCCTAGGGCTTGTGGTCACGGCCAAGCTCGCCCTGGGAGAGGTTGAAGAGGCTGCTGCCGAAGCGAACAAGCTGGCAGAGCAGTATCCGTCGTTGGGTAGCCTAACGCTCAAGGCATTGGCTCACGAGGCCCAGGGGCAGGATGACCAAGCCCTGGCGGCTTTTCAGCAGGCGATCGCCGCGGAAGAACCCGATAACTCCGTCGGTTCGGCCCAGGCTCGCGTGTTTTTGGGGCGATTTTACGCTCAGCGAGGCAACCACAGCCTAGCTAAGGGCCTCTACCGAGAAGCGCTGCGAATCGTCCCCGACTACCCACTGGCCCATCTTCAGCTAGCAGAGTTGGCTACGGTGAAAGGCCAGTACCGCACCGCCAAATACCATTACCAAGCGGTCGGGGGACCAACGGCTCTGCACGGTTTGGCTCGACTGCAAGCCCTGCAGGGGCGATCGGCAACTGAGGCCTGGAAAGCTGCTGAAACTGAGCTGCGGCGCAATGTTGAGGGCAACGCCCTCGGGCACCGGCGCAATTTAGCCCATCTGCTGCTGGAACGGGGTGACCCCGCCGATGTAGCAGAGGCAGTGGCGCTGATGGAAACCGAAACCGCTAACCGCCGCGATGCCCAAACCCTCGACACTTTGGCCTGGACGCTGGGGTCGGCGGGCCGATTGCCTGAGGCCCAGCAGGCACTTCAAGAAGCATTGGACCAGGGGGTGCGCAGTGCGGCGATCGCCTATCGAGCCGGAGAAATTGAGCTGGCCCTGAATCATCCCGTCCAGGCGGCAGAATTTTTTCGCCAGGCGACCGAGATAGATCCCACGTTTACCCCCCAAACCCGGCAGCGGTTAGGCCTAACCAAACAGGAGAAGTGA
- a CDS encoding nickel/cobalt transporter, protein MITQQFHQDLRRLRCRWYSALGLLVALICIGVGLAIAPPAAAHWGDLAAAEIATEGTETRIALTYPTGLTAFADDDSSGQLSTDELIRHQEALTRQLESAIALKDSRNQSPRLTLQPTVDSASANARIAPGSHTTLQLLYSWAEPPSGLAIAYTLFPPDAPEASCLATIAQNGQVTNHVFTPQDPNFTVRTAGSAALGSKAWFVTLLGAFLWGAVHSLSPGHGKTLVGAYLVGERATSRHALFLALTTTVTHTLGVFALGLITLAAARYVLPEQIYPWLSLLSGAMIVCIGANLITQRRRRSSHQPSAHIHALGELPHAHHGIHTHAPREAHVHAHNNSHGHEHHTHANPHHVHGHHSHAPEHLGHADPHAHAHDHHHDGHSHSHLPVTPDGTAMSWRSLLMLGLSAGLVPCPAALVLLLGAIAFGNPVSGLLLVVAFSLGLASVLAGLGLLLVSAKRVFKQVPVPRLQSLQWLPLASAMGITIIGLGISTRSLMQLL, encoded by the coding sequence ATGATTACCCAGCAGTTTCACCAGGATTTGCGCCGACTTCGCTGCCGCTGGTACAGTGCCTTGGGGTTGTTGGTCGCCCTCATCTGCATTGGGGTTGGGCTGGCGATCGCCCCGCCCGCCGCTGCCCACTGGGGAGATTTGGCCGCCGCTGAAATTGCCACGGAAGGGACAGAGACGCGCATCGCCCTGACCTACCCAACTGGGTTGACCGCCTTTGCCGACGACGACAGCAGCGGACAACTCTCTACCGATGAACTGATTCGTCATCAAGAGGCACTAACGCGACAACTTGAATCCGCGATCGCCCTCAAAGACAGCCGTAACCAATCGCCCCGGCTAACCCTCCAGCCCACCGTAGACAGCGCCTCTGCCAACGCCAGGATTGCCCCCGGCAGCCACACCACGCTGCAACTGTTGTATTCCTGGGCAGAGCCGCCCTCGGGGTTGGCGATCGCTTACACCTTGTTTCCGCCCGATGCACCCGAGGCTAGCTGTCTGGCCACCATTGCCCAAAACGGGCAGGTCACCAACCATGTCTTTACCCCTCAAGATCCCAACTTCACCGTGAGAACCGCAGGCTCAGCCGCTTTGGGCAGCAAAGCCTGGTTTGTCACGCTGCTCGGGGCATTCTTGTGGGGGGCTGTGCACTCGCTGTCGCCGGGACACGGCAAAACCCTAGTGGGGGCTTACTTGGTAGGCGAACGGGCCACCTCTCGCCACGCCTTGTTTTTGGCGCTGACAACCACCGTAACCCACACCCTTGGTGTCTTTGCCCTAGGGCTGATCACTCTGGCGGCGGCCCGCTATGTGCTGCCCGAGCAAATTTACCCCTGGCTGAGCCTGCTCTCAGGAGCCATGATTGTCTGCATCGGCGCCAACTTGATTACCCAGCGGCGTCGGCGATCTAGCCATCAACCCAGTGCCCATATCCACGCTCTCGGTGAACTGCCTCACGCCCACCACGGCATCCATACCCACGCGCCTAGGGAAGCTCATGTCCACGCCCACAACAATTCCCACGGCCACGAGCACCATACCCACGCCAATCCTCATCATGTCCATGGGCATCACTCCCACGCTCCCGAGCACCTCGGTCACGCTGACCCCCATGCTCATGCCCACGATCATCACCACGACGGACACTCCCACAGCCACTTGCCTGTGACGCCCGACGGCACCGCCATGTCTTGGCGCAGCCTGCTCATGCTGGGCTTGTCGGCGGGGTTGGTGCCCTGCCCAGCGGCCCTGGTGTTGCTGCTGGGGGCGATCGCCTTTGGCAATCCGGTTTCGGGGTTGCTGCTAGTGGTGGCTTTCAGCCTAGGGCTGGCCAGCGTTTTAGCGGGTTTGGGTCTACTGCTGGTTTCGGCCAAACGAGTGTTTAAGCAGGTGCCTGTGCCTCGCCTTCAGTCCTTGCAGTGGCTACCGCTGGCCAGCGCGATGGGCATCACCATTATCGGTCTGGGCATTTCGACCCGATCGCTCATGCAGCTGCTCTAG
- a CDS encoding DUF547 domain-containing protein: MVNFTPWNTLLQTYVDDKGRVGYARWQREAAPDLDAWLTSLPDSRDGLTSEESLALIINLYNALAIQQVLARYPIDSILPKVLGIPNWLAFWRFFSRSLYRLDGKSVSLNNLEHDLLRPQFKEPRTHFALVCASGGCPILRNEAYWPDIVEAQLETDAHRFIHNPDKVRYDAETGVLYCSMIFKWYGEDFLRVAPSVPDYIGTYLSPSSPLSALTEIRYLPYDWSLNDQTNSANC; the protein is encoded by the coding sequence ATGGTGAATTTTACCCCCTGGAATACGCTGCTTCAGACCTACGTCGATGACAAGGGCCGGGTTGGCTACGCCCGCTGGCAGCGCGAGGCTGCTCCCGATCTGGACGCCTGGCTGACTTCGTTGCCCGACAGCCGCGATGGCCTAACCTCTGAAGAATCGTTGGCTCTGATCATCAACCTCTACAACGCCCTCGCCATTCAGCAGGTGCTCGCTCGCTACCCCATCGACTCGATTTTGCCCAAGGTGCTAGGGATCCCCAACTGGCTGGCCTTCTGGCGATTTTTCAGCCGCTCTCTCTACAGGCTCGATGGCAAATCCGTCAGCTTGAACAATCTGGAACACGACCTGCTGCGCCCCCAGTTCAAAGAGCCACGCACACACTTTGCTCTAGTCTGTGCCTCTGGGGGTTGCCCGATTCTGCGCAACGAAGCCTACTGGCCCGACATTGTAGAGGCCCAGCTCGAAACAGACGCCCACCGCTTCATCCACAATCCTGACAAGGTGCGCTACGACGCCGAGACCGGAGTGCTTTACTGCAGCATGATCTTTAAGTGGTATGGCGAAGACTTTTTGCGGGTTGCCCCCTCGGTGCCTGACTACATCGGCACGTACCTGAGCCCGAGTTCACCCCTGTCGGCTCTGACTGAGATCCGCTACCTGCCCTACGACTGGAGCCTAAACGATCAGACCAATAGCGCTAATTGCTAA
- a CDS encoding rhodanese-like domain-containing protein, whose product MFSMPAPTVPLRTLAQALAWWVVSRWVQRAFPGVPTLTTQQLAEWLSQGRAPSPILLDVRGDDEFAVSHLPEAHRVASLDAALALGLDRDRPIVAYCSVGYRSARLVEQLQGLGYTEVYNLAGSIFKWANEGRSLVNQNQPKPQVHPYNAIWRMLLKPGLAAPLNKNNGE is encoded by the coding sequence ATGTTCTCAATGCCAGCCCCGACGGTGCCACTGCGGACCTTAGCGCAAGCCTTGGCCTGGTGGGTCGTAAGCCGCTGGGTACAGCGGGCGTTTCCGGGAGTGCCAACTCTAACGACTCAACAGCTGGCCGAATGGTTAAGCCAGGGCAGAGCACCTTCCCCTATTCTGCTCGATGTGCGCGGAGACGACGAGTTTGCCGTTAGTCACTTGCCGGAAGCCCACCGCGTCGCCAGTCTGGATGCGGCTCTGGCTTTGGGGTTAGACCGCGATCGCCCTATTGTGGCCTACTGTTCAGTGGGCTATCGCTCGGCTCGGCTAGTGGAGCAACTGCAAGGGCTGGGCTACACCGAGGTCTATAACCTAGCGGGATCCATCTTTAAATGGGCCAATGAGGGGCGATCGCTGGTCAACCAAAATCAACCAAAACCCCAAGTGCATCCCTACAACGCCATCTGGAGAATGTTGCTCAAACCTGGCCTCGCCGCTCCCCTGAACAAAAACAATGGGGAGTAG
- a CDS encoding TIGR04282 family arsenosugar biosynthesis glycosyltransferase, translating into MGQPHASAKERPFGLLMFTRYPEPGRTKTRLIPHLGPEGAATLQRQMTEHVLAQVTAAAQHLPLTVEVHFAGGSLAQMQGWLGNAVAYCAQSSGSLGDRLIAAFSQSFDLGRPGAIAIGSDCPALGTDHLAAALQALERVDVAIGPATDGGYYLIGLRQLEMALFKDIDWGTDRVLEQTLAIAKAQGLTIELLTPLTDIDYPADLPQWERIVSGGV; encoded by the coding sequence ATGGGTCAACCACATGCCAGCGCTAAAGAGAGGCCCTTTGGCCTGCTAATGTTTACCCGCTACCCAGAGCCCGGACGCACCAAAACTCGCCTGATTCCACACCTGGGACCAGAGGGGGCGGCAACGCTCCAGCGCCAAATGACTGAGCATGTGCTAGCTCAAGTGACCGCTGCCGCCCAGCATTTGCCCCTGACGGTGGAGGTTCATTTCGCTGGGGGCAGTCTGGCGCAAATGCAGGGCTGGCTGGGCAATGCCGTCGCCTATTGCGCCCAAAGCTCGGGTTCCCTAGGCGATCGCCTGATCGCTGCTTTTAGCCAAAGCTTTGATCTGGGCCGCCCTGGGGCGATCGCCATTGGCAGCGACTGCCCCGCTCTGGGCACCGATCACCTCGCCGCCGCGCTCCAGGCACTAGAGCGGGTTGATGTAGCGATCGGCCCTGCTACCGACGGCGGCTACTATCTAATTGGGCTGCGGCAGCTGGAGATGGCTCTATTCAAAGACATCGACTGGGGCACCGACCGGGTATTGGAGCAAACTCTGGCGATCGCCAAGGCCCAAGGGCTCACCATTGAGCTGCTAACCCCCCTCACCGATATTGACTATCCTGCCGACCTCCCCCAGTGGGAGCGCATCGTCAGCGGGGGCGTCTAG
- a CDS encoding HhoA/HhoB/HtrA family serine endopeptidase: MEKDGSERSERGSGRSVRPTVKSLALVMLGAGIATAGGQAISALVQPSNNSQPTTTDVFWDNGFWNGDRDSAAPEAEAQESQPQGSVAQNGLAIAPSVSSPNVIADIVRQVEPSVVRINATRTVQTNLPPMFQDPFFRQFFGNMQVPQGEQVQRGVGSGFITSADGQIITNAHVVAGADEVEVTLTDGRSFTGEVLGADQVTDVAVIKIDANDLPTVAISDSDQLQTGEWAIAIGNPLGLDSTVTAGIISATGRSSREVGVPDKRVEFIQTDAAINPGNSGGPLLNLNGEVIGVNTAIIQGAQGIGFAIPINTVQRISAQLIETGRVEHAYLGIQMANLSPEVKENINNSPDRPFTVEEEEGVLIVQVMRNSPAAQGGLRPGDVIVAVEGQPVKESAAVQQAVEGSTVGQDLALTLRRDGREQTITVRPGNVPTR; the protein is encoded by the coding sequence ATGGAGAAGGATGGTTCTGAGCGTTCTGAGCGGGGTTCTGGGCGCAGTGTGCGGCCTACCGTTAAGTCGTTAGCCCTGGTGATGTTGGGGGCAGGAATCGCCACTGCCGGTGGCCAGGCTATCAGTGCCCTGGTGCAGCCTTCGAATAATAGCCAGCCGACCACGACTGACGTCTTTTGGGACAATGGCTTCTGGAACGGCGATCGGGATTCGGCCGCCCCTGAGGCGGAAGCTCAAGAGAGCCAGCCCCAGGGCAGCGTTGCTCAGAATGGTCTGGCGATCGCGCCCTCAGTGTCCAGCCCTAACGTCATCGCCGACATTGTGCGCCAGGTAGAACCCTCGGTTGTTCGCATTAACGCGACCCGCACGGTGCAAACCAACCTGCCGCCGATGTTCCAAGACCCGTTCTTCCGGCAGTTTTTTGGCAACATGCAGGTGCCCCAAGGAGAGCAGGTGCAGCGGGGCGTGGGCTCTGGTTTTATTACCTCCGCTGACGGGCAAATTATCACCAACGCCCACGTGGTAGCTGGGGCCGACGAAGTAGAGGTCACCCTAACGGACGGTCGTAGCTTTACTGGCGAGGTGCTGGGGGCCGACCAGGTGACCGACGTCGCCGTGATCAAAATTGATGCCAACGACTTGCCCACCGTGGCCATCAGCGACTCGGATCAGCTGCAGACGGGCGAGTGGGCGATCGCCATTGGCAACCCATTAGGCCTCGACAGCACGGTCACTGCTGGGATCATCAGCGCTACTGGTCGTTCTAGTCGCGAGGTGGGCGTGCCCGATAAGCGGGTTGAGTTTATTCAAACTGATGCCGCCATTAACCCCGGTAACTCTGGGGGTCCCTTGCTTAACCTCAACGGTGAGGTGATTGGCGTCAACACCGCCATCATTCAGGGGGCGCAGGGGATTGGTTTTGCCATTCCCATCAACACCGTGCAGCGGATCAGCGCCCAGCTGATTGAAACTGGCCGGGTGGAGCATGCCTACCTCGGCATTCAAATGGCGAATCTGTCGCCTGAGGTGAAGGAAAATATCAACAATAGCCCCGACCGGCCTTTTACCGTAGAGGAAGAGGAAGGTGTGCTGATTGTGCAGGTGATGCGCAACTCCCCAGCAGCCCAAGGTGGTCTGCGTCCAGGTGACGTAATCGTGGCCGTTGAGGGCCAGCCCGTCAAGGAAAGTGCCGCCGTTCAGCAGGCTGTGGAGGGCTCGACCGTCGGCCAGGATCTAGCCCTGACCCTGCGACGTGACGGCCGCGAGCAGACCATTACGGTTCGTCCTGGCAACGTACCGACTCGCTAA
- the rimK gene encoding 30S ribosomal protein S6--L-glutamate ligase, with amino-acid sequence MKIAILSRDATLYSTRRLKQAGEERGHEMQVIDHLRCYMNITSHQPKVMYQSQPLIDIDAVIPRIGASNTFYGTAVVRQFEIMGVFTANTSMAISRSRDKLRSLQIMARRGIGLPVTGFAHSTKDIDGLVDIVGGAPLVIKLLEGTQGIGVVLAETQQAAKSVIEAFRGLDANILVQEFIKEAGGMDIRCFVVGDKVVAAMKRQGAPGEFRSNLHRGGSASRVRLTPEERSTAIRAAKAMGLRVAGVDLLRSNHGPVVMEVNSSPGLEGIEKATDMDVAGKIIDFVVKNAAPNVPNVPKKDKERDGIKY; translated from the coding sequence ATGAAAATTGCGATCTTATCCAGGGACGCCACCCTCTACTCGACTCGACGGCTGAAGCAGGCGGGGGAAGAACGTGGCCACGAAATGCAGGTGATTGACCACCTGCGCTGCTACATGAACATCACCTCCCACCAGCCCAAGGTGATGTACCAAAGCCAACCCCTAATCGATATTGATGCGGTGATTCCTCGCATCGGAGCGTCGAACACGTTCTACGGCACGGCAGTGGTGCGCCAGTTTGAAATTATGGGGGTGTTTACGGCCAACACCTCCATGGCGATTTCCAGGTCGCGCGACAAGCTCAGGTCGCTGCAAATCATGGCCCGTCGAGGCATCGGCCTGCCAGTGACCGGCTTTGCCCACTCCACCAAAGATATCGATGGCCTGGTCGATATTGTTGGCGGTGCCCCCCTGGTGATCAAGCTGCTGGAGGGCACCCAGGGTATTGGCGTGGTGCTGGCTGAAACCCAACAGGCGGCCAAGTCTGTGATTGAGGCCTTTCGTGGCCTCGACGCCAACATTCTGGTGCAGGAATTCATCAAAGAGGCGGGCGGCATGGATATTCGCTGCTTTGTGGTCGGCGACAAGGTGGTAGCCGCCATGAAGCGCCAGGGGGCACCGGGGGAGTTTCGTTCTAACCTGCACCGAGGTGGGTCGGCCAGCCGCGTGCGTCTCACCCCCGAAGAACGCAGCACCGCTATTCGCGCTGCTAAGGCCATGGGCCTGCGAGTGGCGGGGGTAGATCTACTGCGCTCTAACCATGGCCCTGTAGTGATGGAGGTCAACTCGTCGCCCGGCCTCGAAGGAATCGAAAAGGCTACCGACATGGATGTGGCGGGCAAGATTATTGACTTTGTGGTCAAAAACGCCGCGCCCAACGTGCCCAACGTGCCCAAGAAGGATAAGGAGCGCGACGGCATCAAATACTAG
- a CDS encoding ATP-dependent zinc protease family protein gives MRSGAATAAIIGWREWIALPTLGVQVIKAKVDTGARSSALHAFAVERFERTGRAMVRFNAHPIQRNDDYIVTAEAALLEERMVRNSGGQEELRPVIETLVQVGGAVWAIELTLTNRDEMGFRMLLGRQAVRRRYLVDPGRSYLQPLPEQINLPISTPKHNPQG, from the coding sequence ATGCGTTCTGGTGCTGCAACGGCTGCAATTATTGGTTGGCGAGAGTGGATAGCCCTGCCAACGCTGGGGGTTCAGGTCATCAAAGCCAAGGTTGATACCGGAGCGCGATCATCTGCTCTCCATGCTTTTGCTGTGGAGCGCTTTGAGCGGACAGGCAGGGCTATGGTGCGCTTTAATGCCCACCCAATCCAGCGCAATGACGATTATATTGTTACCGCCGAGGCCGCTCTGCTAGAGGAACGCATGGTGCGTAACTCAGGAGGGCAGGAGGAACTGCGCCCGGTGATTGAAACCCTGGTGCAGGTGGGCGGCGCGGTATGGGCCATTGAGCTAACGCTGACCAACCGAGATGAGATGGGCTTTCGCATGCTGCTGGGTCGCCAGGCGGTGCGCCGTCGCTACTTGGTGGATCCGGGGCGATCGTACCTGCAACCCCTGCCCGAACAGATCAATTTGCCGATATCTACCCCTAAGCACAACCCCCAAGGATGA
- a CDS encoding alpha/beta hydrolase — MLSFMKTARPWRRLWLSWTLGLLGALATALPSAAAENLIVTFGILQRSIPIADLERFATTGELTPQLQAYRRQLQISDEQLGQIREVLSTPAGLSPVAVAQFLYTEQGVLLLEQIGRVVQTPVRQANVQALRGALILAAADPEGGFTLVNVLKTYPTEAMRIDLIEGLAIAQEINQTILQSEAAFNQVQAIASAEAAANPVDANALLQLVQSERQYSVDRIQVVVPGLPSPVQLYLPKVLPGRQGVPATGFPLVVISHGLGGTLNSYSYLAEYLATGGIAVATLEHPGSNDQQLYALLAGRSDAVVQDEEFLRRPRDVSLTLNTLDRLNQSPSPIRRRLDLERVGVIGQSFGGYTALALSGANFDEAGLATACPPSTLSFNPSLLLQCQAARLGNPGNGLSDPRVKSVFVMNPIGSALFGPTGYGQIQVPVMVVAGTADTVAPAFPEQIEPFTWLTARDRYLLLINRGTHFSTIGDIAQSDQPLTIPPELVGLNPEQVWSYMQVLGLAYFKLTLEGDQRFQPALTPAFAATLGGEPYLLSLLATLTPESLRNLPDRNPEPASDSPNPMPDQPLTPLPQTGGP; from the coding sequence ATGCTTTCTTTTATGAAAACCGCGCGCCCCTGGCGGCGGCTTTGGCTGTCTTGGACTCTAGGGCTTTTAGGGGCACTGGCGACGGCCTTGCCGAGCGCTGCTGCCGAAAACCTGATTGTTACCTTCGGCATTTTGCAGCGTTCCATTCCGATCGCTGATCTAGAACGGTTTGCGACTACAGGCGAGCTTACTCCTCAGCTGCAAGCCTATCGACGACAGCTCCAGATATCGGATGAGCAGCTCGGCCAAATTCGAGAGGTGTTGAGTACCCCAGCAGGGCTGAGCCCAGTGGCGGTGGCCCAGTTTCTCTACACCGAGCAGGGAGTGCTGCTGCTGGAGCAGATTGGTCGGGTGGTGCAAACCCCCGTGCGCCAAGCCAATGTGCAGGCCCTGCGCGGGGCGCTGATCTTGGCTGCCGCGGATCCTGAGGGCGGCTTTACTCTGGTCAACGTGCTCAAAACCTACCCCACTGAGGCGATGCGCATTGACCTGATCGAGGGGCTGGCGATCGCCCAGGAGATCAACCAGACGATTTTGCAGTCGGAGGCGGCCTTTAATCAGGTGCAGGCGATCGCCAGCGCTGAAGCTGCTGCTAACCCAGTCGATGCCAACGCGCTGCTGCAACTGGTGCAGAGCGAGCGTCAGTACAGCGTCGATCGCATTCAGGTGGTGGTGCCGGGGTTGCCCAGCCCGGTGCAGCTCTACCTACCCAAGGTGTTGCCGGGACGACAGGGAGTGCCGGCAACAGGGTTTCCCCTAGTGGTGATCTCCCACGGGCTAGGGGGCACCCTCAACAGCTACAGCTACCTGGCGGAGTATCTAGCCACCGGGGGTATTGCAGTAGCGACCCTGGAGCACCCCGGCAGCAACGATCAGCAGCTTTACGCCCTGCTGGCGGGGCGATCGGACGCGGTGGTGCAGGACGAAGAGTTTTTGCGTCGGCCTCGGGATGTGTCGCTGACCCTCAACACGTTGGATCGGCTCAACCAGAGCCCTTCCCCTATTCGTAGGCGGCTCGATCTGGAGCGGGTTGGTGTCATTGGTCAGTCCTTTGGGGGCTATACGGCCCTGGCGCTGAGCGGGGCAAACTTTGATGAAGCGGGGCTGGCGACGGCCTGCCCCCCCAGCACGCTGTCGTTCAATCCGTCGCTGCTGTTGCAGTGTCAGGCGGCGCGGCTGGGCAACCCGGGCAACGGTCTGAGCGATCCCCGCGTCAAGTCGGTGTTTGTCATGAACCCCATTGGCAGTGCCCTGTTTGGGCCGACTGGCTACGGCCAGATCCAGGTGCCCGTCATGGTGGTGGCGGGCACGGCCGACACGGTGGCACCCGCCTTTCCAGAACAGATTGAGCCGTTTACCTGGCTGACTGCCCGCGATCGCTACCTGCTGCTGATCAACCGAGGCACCCATTTCTCAACGATTGGGGATATCGCCCAGAGCGATCAGCCACTTACGATTCCGCCTGAGCTCGTTGGGCTAAACCCTGAGCAGGTGTGGTCCTACATGCAGGTGCTGGGATTGGCCTACTTCAAGCTCACCCTAGAGGGCGATCAGCGTTTTCAGCCCGCTCTAACCCCAGCCTTTGCAGCGACTCTCGGCGGTGAGCCTTACCTGCTGAGCCTGCTGGCCACCCTCACCCCCGAGAGCCTGCGAAATTTACCCGATCGCAATCCTGAACCGGCGAGCGACTCCCCAAACCCGATGCCAGACCAGCCTTTGACCCCTCTTCCCCAGACCGGGGGCCCCTAA
- a CDS encoding low molecular weight protein-tyrosine-phosphatase, which yields MTTRLLFVCLGNICRSPSAENIMNHLIEQRQLGDRVVCDSAGTASYHVGSAPDRRMAQAAKAYGIDLVGRARQFGIVDFDRFDYILAMDRQNYRDILALDPAGQYRDRVRLMCDFCRTHPDKDVPDPYYGGPEGFTYVIDLLLDACEGLLDHISAHPVAIPR from the coding sequence ATGACAACGCGCCTTTTATTCGTGTGCCTGGGCAACATCTGTAGGTCGCCCTCGGCAGAAAACATTATGAATCACCTGATTGAGCAGCGACAGCTGGGCGATCGGGTGGTGTGTGACTCGGCGGGCACCGCTAGCTACCACGTGGGCAGTGCCCCCGATCGCCGCATGGCCCAGGCTGCTAAAGCCTACGGCATTGATCTGGTGGGGCGCGCTCGCCAGTTTGGCATCGTTGACTTTGACCGCTTTGACTACATTTTGGCGATGGATCGCCAAAATTATCGCGATATATTGGCCCTCGACCCCGCTGGCCAATATCGCGATCGAGTGCGACTGATGTGTGATTTTTGCCGCACTCACCCCGACAAAGACGTTCCTGACCCCTACTATGGTGGCCCTGAAGGGTTTACCTACGTCATTGATCTCCTGCTAGATGCCTGCGAAGGGTTGCTTGACCACATTTCAGCACATCCTGTGGCTATTCCCCGTTAG
- a CDS encoding YbaB/EbfC family nucleoid-associated protein: protein MSQGQGFGFGLGKMKELTEAFKKAQQIQEGAKQLQEELEQMEIQGESGGGLVKVTMSGNQEPKGVTIAPEALNEGAEVLSDLVATAMKDAYEKSTATMRDRMEVLTGGLNLPGL from the coding sequence ATGTCACAAGGTCAAGGATTTGGGTTTGGGTTAGGCAAGATGAAGGAACTCACCGAGGCCTTCAAAAAAGCCCAGCAGATTCAAGAAGGGGCCAAGCAGCTGCAAGAAGAGCTGGAACAAATGGAGATCCAAGGAGAATCGGGCGGTGGCCTGGTCAAGGTCACCATGAGCGGTAACCAGGAGCCCAAGGGCGTCACCATTGCCCCCGAAGCTCTCAACGAAGGGGCTGAGGTGCTCTCTGACCTGGTGGCCACCGCCATGAAAGACGCCTACGAAAAATCGACGGCCACCATGCGCGATCGCATGGAGGTGCTCACCGGCGGCCTCAACCTACCCGGTCTGTAA
- a CDS encoding DUF1825 family protein — MGFFDSEIVQQEAMQLFQDYQSLVQLGSGYGKFDREGKKMYIAQMEAMMERYHIFMKRFELSEDFQAQMTVEQLKTQLGQFGMTPDMMFQQMHQTLERMKAEIGT; from the coding sequence ATGGGATTTTTTGACTCAGAGATTGTTCAGCAAGAAGCTATGCAGCTGTTTCAGGACTATCAGTCGCTGGTGCAGCTAGGGAGTGGCTACGGCAAGTTCGATCGCGAGGGCAAGAAGATGTACATTGCCCAGATGGAAGCCATGATGGAGCGCTACCACATCTTCATGAAGCGCTTTGAGCTTTCCGAAGACTTTCAGGCCCAAATGACGGTCGAACAGCTCAAGACGCAGCTAGGCCAGTTTGGCATGACCCCTGACATGATGTTTCAGCAAATGCATCAGACCTTAGAGCGCATGAAAGCTGAGATTGGGACATAG